In Risungbinella massiliensis, a single window of DNA contains:
- a CDS encoding ABC transporter permease yields the protein MKLRRLKSTYLIVFLSFVPYIVNTVGLLTTDKVADWEKYYIFVFNQYGILFPTVLFIFSGYAFFLEYKNRTFINWLSYPYSKFTLIVSKVLACVLFLLGISILNHL from the coding sequence ATGAAGTTACGGCGCTTAAAGTCCACCTACTTGATTGTTTTCTTGAGTTTCGTCCCATATATTGTAAATACGGTGGGATTACTTACTACAGATAAAGTTGCTGATTGGGAGAAATATTATATTTTCGTGTTTAACCAATATGGAATCTTATTCCCAACAGTTCTGTTTATATTTTCTGGATATGCTTTTTTCCTAGAGTACAAAAACCGTACTTTTATAAACTGGTTGTCTTATCCATATAGCAAATTTACACTGATTGTCTCCAAAGTTTTGGCATGCGTACTATTTCTATTAGGTATCTCGATATTGAATCATCTATGA